CGTTGTCGAGGTTTCGCGGCGGCGGAAGGCGCTGACCGTGAAGTTGTTGAACGTTGCGGCGTTTGACGGATCAAGAGAGGAGACTGCCGATTCCAGTTCCAGATTGATCAAGTCACCGTCGATCACCCGTGGGGTGAAGTTCAGCTCCACGCCGAAGGGTTTGTACTGAATGGTGACATTGCCATTATCCTGCGAAACAGGAATGGGATATTCTCCGCCTGCCAGAAACTTGGCTTCCTGGCCCGAAAGAGCGGTCAGGTTCGGCTCTGCCAGAGTGCGAACAACCCCTTTCGTTTCAAGGGCTTCCAGTAGAACGCCAACCTGCACGGCGCCGGCGTTGAAGCCAAACACCATTGCGCCGTTGTTTTGCGAGACGGCTGGAATATTACCCCCCAGCGATGTCGCGACCGCACCGGAGTTGTTGTTGGTATTGGTGCCGCCATTCACCCCGAGCCCGCCACCGAACATGTTGCCGTTCAGGGCAAGTGAGGAGGACAGCGATTTTGAAACCGTGCGCTGCATTTCGGCAAAGCGCACTTTCAGCATCACCTGTTGCACGCCGCCGACACTCATCAGGTTCGAGACCCGCTCCGGCGCGTAGCGTTCGGCCAAATCGAGCGCACGTTGCAGGCGCTGAGCGGAAGAAACTGTGCCGGAGAGCACAATGCCGTCATTGGCGGTGCGCACTTCGATTTTTTCGCCCGGCAGGATCTGCCGCAGGCGTTCTTTGAATTCCGAAATATCCGCAGCGACGCGGACATCGACATTGGTGATGAGCTGACCATTGGCGTCGAGCAGGGTGAGCGTTGTCAGCCCCGGCGATTTGCCCAGCACATAGATCGTGCGGTCACTCAATGATGAAATATCGGCGATCGCCGGGTTGGCGATCGAAAGCTCTGCAAAGGGTTGGTCGCTTTCAACCACCACCGCCCGGTTCATCGGGACACTGAGAGTTGAAGATGTACCACGTTTCACGACGTGCAGGTTTTCGGCCTGTCCGATCTGTGGAACCTGAGTGAACCCAACGGTCAAACCCATCAGGGCCGACGCAAATAGTCTGCTCGTTTTCATTGTGACCTGCCTCTCCGATCACGCCTCGTTTGCGGGTCTTTTTGCCCGGATTTTGACGCAGGATGCGCCATCTGGTGTTTTATTGCAAGAATCAAAGGGTTCTCAGCAATTACTTATGTGGATAACTGGCAACACGGTAACAGTCATGTGCAGGGTGGATGTACAAACGGCCCGGAAACATCCGGGCCGTGCGTGTGTTATTGGGTTGAGATCAGTCGGTGCAAGGGATAGGGATTTCAACCACTTCCGCGCCACGCCGGGTGCGGATGGTACAAACTTTCTTCTCCACTTCCTTCTGTCTGACCGGTGCGGCAGCGCGTTCAATGCCCAGCAGTTTGTCCTGATCAACTTCGATATCGGCGGCAATGGTGTTGTCTCCGGTGCCGACCAGTGAGAGCGAAAGCCGCCCGGTCGATTGCGCCTGTGCTAGTCCCGCTGCCTGTTCCGGCGGAATGGCGACCGTCACAGTGCGCGCGATTTTGGCGGTCGGTGCATCGACATTGGCGGATTGGTCAATCGCGATGATTTGCACGCCGGCTTCGATCAGCTTGGTGATCTCACGGCGCTCGCCGTTCATGTTGAGCTCGCCCGTCCAGTAAACATCGACCCGGTGACCGGGGCGAAGGAAGCCCGAGACGCCCGAGCTTGCATCTACCTTGACCGTGAAGGCGCGCATTCCGCGGGAGAGAAGGGAGGTGATCCCGGCTGTTTCACCTGGCTTCGTTACTTTTACGCTGCTCAGCACTTCGTTTTGTTCGATTGTGCGCAACATGACGCGGTCTCCGGCGTTTGGCGGAAACAGGTCTTCGACCTTGTTGAATACGCCCTTGGGCTGAAGGTTGGCGGGCCATTTCACCCGCGCCACATCTTCGGGCTTCAGCATGTCGCCATATTTCATCGGATGGCGGGCAACGAACACCTCGACAGTGTTGATCATGCCGCCATTGGCCTTAGACAGGCGGGCGATTTCTGACTCGTAGGAATTGAATTTCTGGCTGATCAGATGAACGGCGAAGCCGGCTAGGGCCAAGCCCACGATCAACACAAGTCCAAATACGGCTCGCATGGTTTCATCTTTCCTCAATAAGGCCGGAGTGAACCTCCGAACGGTTTATGCTGCCCTCGTATGCGGGAAGATTGTGGCAAAATGAGGGTCGACTAATGGCGGTTGGGCGGCATTCTGCTGCGCGATGTGCGTGTCACGGGCCGCCGTGCACAAACACGGATAGCCCCACCGCGCACGGCCGGGCATAGCAACACAGAACGGCGACCTGTGCCGGGTGGTTAGAATGTATAGCTGGTCATATAGTCCGCAGTTCCATCGGCCAGGCCGAGCGTGCCGCTTTCCATCATACTGTAACCGGCGGCCAGCAGGCCCACCACAAGGGCGGTCAGGACGACCCAATCGACGGTAACGGCACCATCGTCGCGGCGTAGAAAGGTTCTGAGAATATGTTTCATGAAGAGCTCCAGCAGTTAATCTGACTGCGGTATTTCCGCGGTGTCAGGCAGGGTCCCCGCCCAGGCCGCCAGGCGGCACCAGAAACTTCGTTCCCGTTTCGAAAAAGGCCGCACCCTGAAAGGGCGCGGCCCATCATCCGAATGGATGGTGTGACGATTACTCGCCGCCACCACCGCCAACGCTACCCGGCGAAACCGTGCCCATGTAGGTCGCGGTGCTTGCGGTCAGCGAAGTTGCACCCGACTGGATCGAAGAATAGGCGGCAACGGCCAGGCCAACAACGGCTGCGGTCAGCACAACCCAGTCAACCGTAACTGCGCCGTCTTCGTCTTTGCGGAAGTTTTTGATGAATTTGATCATAGTGTGTCCCTCCAAAGGATCATTTAGGTTTCATAGTCCGGGGCGGTAACTTGCTGGGCCGTTCTCTCTCTCGTTGGCCCGTTGCCGCCTTGGATGAGAAGATATAGCCAGTGAAATCAGGCGAGATTGCGGCGCGATTTCAGCAATTTCGGTGTATTTCAGGGGCGCATCCGAATTTCATGCTAGCGCCTTGAAATACATTGAAAAAAAAGTGTTTATCTTTTTCGTATTGGGTCTTTTGGCCAAGTTTGGCAGGGCAATTATGGCGCATTTCATGGTGTTTTGGCGTGATTTGCTGGTCGTGGCGCGGAAAATTTGCGATAAAAGCACAAAGAGTAGAGGCAAGGCAGATCGCGAAAATGCGACGTATCCGGATAACGACGGCCATGATGGCCGCATTTACGGCTGTGGTATTGGCGTCCGCTGGCGTGGCGGAAACGGCAAAGACTGTGAAGGCGAAGACGGCAGATGCGAAATCGCTGGAGGCGACGAAGCCCAAGCCGAAACCGTTTGAGGATTTCACCTTCAAGATGGTCAAGCCGCCGAAAGCCGGGCGACAAGTTGTTGGAACAAAGCGGATCACCATTCATGTGACTCCGGAAGACATGGCACGGCAGAACCCGGGGCTGAAAAAGAAAGCCGATCCTGGTTCGGCGCAGAGCGCGCCCGCCGCGAAGAGTGCCAGCGCGGGGGCTTATGCATGGTTCTGGGACAAGATATCGCCCGACCTGGCCAAGAGCGCGCCTGGTCGGCTGGAACTGGCGCTGAACCGGATTGCCAATCCGCCGGGTGGGGCGGCGGGTGTGTTAAGCCCGCGCCTGCAAACCTTGCAAGACATCGCGCGCACCCGTGGGGCAGACATTTTACGCGCCACAGCGGGCACCGAGGTTTCGCCGGCGCTGGTGGTGGCGATGATCGCGATTGAATCGGCTGGCAAGGCAGATGCGCTAAGCACGGCGGGGGCGCAGGGGTTAATGCAGCTTATGCCTGACACGGCCACGCGCTTTGGCGTGATCGACGCGGCGCATCCGGGGCAGAACATCAAGGGCGGGGTGGCGTTCCTTGATCATCTGATGAAAACCTATGGCCACGACCCCATTCTGGTTCTGGCCGGGTATAATGCGGGCGAAAGCGCGGTAAAGGCCAATGCGGGCGTGCCGCCCTTTGCCGAAACGCGCGACTACGTGCCAAAGGTTCTGGCCGCGTTCAAGGCGGCGCGCGGGCTGTGCCTGACGCCACCGCAACTGGTGAGCGATGGCTGCGTGTTCAACGTGAAACTCGCGGCGGCCACGCCTGCCGCTGTTAACGCGGGCAGTGGAGGCACGCTCGCCTCAGCAAAGCGCGCGCCCTAAAGGTTCATCCGGCAACGATGGGCTTAAACGATAGTGGCCTCGGTTGCCGCGATCATGTCTTCGCGGCTGATGCCGGGTGCCAGTTCATTGATACGCAACCCGCCATCGGCGACTTCCAACACCCCAAGGTTGGAAATGATCATATCGACCACACCTTTGCCGGTAAGGGGCAGGGTGCATTCCTTCAGCACTTTTGAGTCCCCGTGCTTATTTGTGTGATCCATTACTACGATCACCCGTCCGACACCGGCCACGAGGTCCATTGCACCGCCCATGCCCTTGACCAGTTTGCCGGGGATCATCCAGTTTGCGAGGTCGCCGTTTTCCGCCACTTCCATCGCACCGAGGATTGCCGCCGCGATCTTGCCGCCACGGATCATCCCAAAGGAGGTGGCGCTGTCAAAATAGGCGGTGCGGGCGAGTTCGGTGATGGTTTGCTTGCCCGCGTTGATCAGGTCCGGGTCTTCCTCGCCTTCATAGGGGAACGGCCCCATGCCCAACATGCCGTTTTCGGATTGCAAGGTGATATCCTTGTCGCCAACATAGTTCGCCACCAGCGTCGGGATGCCGATGCC
This is a stretch of genomic DNA from Aquicoccus sp. G2-2. It encodes these proteins:
- a CDS encoding type II and III secretion system protein family protein, which encodes MKTSRLFASALMGLTVGFTQVPQIGQAENLHVVKRGTSSTLSVPMNRAVVVESDQPFAELSIANPAIADISSLSDRTIYVLGKSPGLTTLTLLDANGQLITNVDVRVAADISEFKERLRQILPGEKIEVRTANDGIVLSGTVSSAQRLQRALDLAERYAPERVSNLMSVGGVQQVMLKVRFAEMQRTVSKSLSSSLALNGNMFGGGLGVNGGTNTNNNSGAVATSLGGNIPAVSQNNGAMVFGFNAGAVQVGVLLEALETKGVVRTLAEPNLTALSGQEAKFLAGGEYPIPVSQDNGNVTIQYKPFGVELNFTPRVIDGDLINLELESAVSSLDPSNAATFNNFTVSAFRRRETSTTVELRDGQSFAIAGLLQDDFRDTKGQVPWLGDVPVLGALFRSANYQRDQSELVIIVTAHLVTPTRGEALALPTDKIRPPSEKDLFLNGKVVRNAHPPTRGAAGEVAKQDFSGSYGYVMD
- the cpaB gene encoding Flp pilus assembly protein CpaB, which codes for MRAVFGLVLIVGLALAGFAVHLISQKFNSYESEIARLSKANGGMINTVEVFVARHPMKYGDMLKPEDVARVKWPANLQPKGVFNKVEDLFPPNAGDRVMLRTIEQNEVLSSVKVTKPGETAGITSLLSRGMRAFTVKVDASSGVSGFLRPGHRVDVYWTGELNMNGERREITKLIEAGVQIIAIDQSANVDAPTAKIARTVTVAIPPEQAAGLAQAQSTGRLSLSLVGTGDNTIAADIEVDQDKLLGIERAAAPVRQKEVEKKVCTIRTRRGAEVVEIPIPCTD
- a CDS encoding lytic transglycosylase domain-containing protein, producing the protein MVKPPKAGRQVVGTKRITIHVTPEDMARQNPGLKKKADPGSAQSAPAAKSASAGAYAWFWDKISPDLAKSAPGRLELALNRIANPPGGAAGVLSPRLQTLQDIARTRGADILRATAGTEVSPALVVAMIAIESAGKADALSTAGAQGLMQLMPDTATRFGVIDAAHPGQNIKGGVAFLDHLMKTYGHDPILVLAGYNAGESAVKANAGVPPFAETRDYVPKVLAAFKAARGLCLTPPQLVSDGCVFNVKLAAATPAAVNAGSGGTLASAKRAP
- a CDS encoding 3-oxoacid CoA-transferase subunit B, producing MANETKGWDRNQMAARAAQELEDGMYVNLGIGIPTLVANYVGDKDITLQSENGMLGMGPFPYEGEEDPDLINAGKQTITELARTAYFDSATSFGMIRGGKIAAAILGAMEVAENGDLANWMIPGKLVKGMGGAMDLVAGVGRVIVVMDHTNKHGDSKVLKECTLPLTGKGVVDMIISNLGVLEVADGGLRINELAPGISREDMIAATEATIV